tatatatgtatagcaATCTTTTTAAGGCTGGCTAATTACTACTGCGTACCTGAGTTCCATTCAATTAAGTACTACTAGCCATATGTTATTAATTAATTAACTTGAGTGAGTGTACACGCACACAGGAATCTATGAAAAACGACGAGAAGGTGATCCACTTCACCAGCTCCTCTGCGTTATGCTCCATGCCTCCTTAAAACAGGCAGCAGGTGCCGCAAAGCTATGCGTGGAGGAGGCGTCATCATCTGTTGCATCGACTCCTTCCGGCCTGGAAGGAAACAACATTTGCCTTAGTGCCGGCCCTAGAGGAGGGCACTATGTGCGACGGCCGAGGACCCACACCGTAGAAGGGCCTAAGTTTAGGTATACAAACCCCCAGGCCCTATAATTTCATTAGACATTATCAgcaaactaatgagaagaagatagGCAGAGAATTGGCCAGGCGGCCCAAGAAGACAACGTCAGTCTTTCTTTCCCGGGCAGAGAGGAGGCGAGGAACCACGCCGCACACTCTGATCGCGACTCGTGAGTTCGCAACGTGCCGACGCGTCGCGCGGAGAGCAGGACCGCCAGAGAATGGCGCACGACGGCGGCGACCGGGCaaggctccacgacgacgacatcttggtTCGTTCCTTTTTTCGAATTGCATTCGTCCATCAGTTGTTTCAATTGATGTCCACGTCCTAGTTATTTTTTCTTGTTTAttttttaatctaaattaattatttgtatagtattccagacttctagtaTTTTGTACTCATATAATTATGTTTtccttctaatttaggtgttagattaaaaatatattattgtattattTTCGCTTTGTAAGTAAAATTAGTACCTACGTATTATAAGGTTTTAGAGGAACCTTGACGACGACTTTACTAGAGGGCCCTCAGGATCTAGGACCGGCACTTGACTTCGTCTAGTCAGTGCCTTGGTGGTTCTATAACCTGAGCAACGTTGGTGTTCAAGACACCTGCTGCTCCATGGAAGACGAAGACCCACCCGAGATGGTCCTGCGCCGTGCCGACGATCTGCTCGCCCATGGCTTCGGCACGGCACCTACAACTACAACCTTCCACTCCGAAACTGCTTCGACTTTGCCTTTTACTGCAAGACAGGGCGCCCTTACTTTTCGTTGCTAGAGATGGTTGTCGAGCCGTCTGCTGTTTCTGCGCCAGATTTGCGTGGCGTTATTCGTTGCTGCCTCCTTTGATTGTTTCTTCCTCTATTATATAGTAGTAGTATATAAGAGTAATAAGATGCGGATGGTTGTTCCTGTTCGTAAATCTGAAGCTAATCCGATCCTTTAGAACGGGGGCTAGGCATCAAGCTGTTTCGAAGACCACTTCCACTTGAAGCATTTGTTAGAGCATCTCCTTGTAACTCTTTATATCATTCTTAATTTACAAGAACGgagattttgatgaaaaaacATCCTCCAACAGCCTCTTCACTATATATCAAAAATAGATATCTTATATTTCGAATTTCTCATTAGCCAAAGATGAAAAGCGAGGATGGCTCTATAGACTGCTCACATGATATAGAAAATCTGTTGGAAAAAACAATTTTTACTCAAATGATTCTGATGATTTAGAGTAGATTTTACGACGGAGGCACTAGTGCCATAACGTCCGGCGCCCGCAACGTGTCCGGACGCAGCTCCCAGTCCCAACGAACCGAACCGTGGCCCAGCTCCCAGCCACAGGCCCACCGCAGCCTGACCCCCAGTCCGCCTTCGCCTCGCCCCACGCGCGCACTCCGCCCATCTCTGCGCCCGCCGGTCGCCCCTGACTCCTCTCTTCGTGCGGGCGAGCCGCGATGAGCAGCTGAGGACAGCACGCCCCCAGCGCGCCCCGATCGCAGCTCCCCTGTCCGTCGCCCCCCCGGTGTGCCGCGTGTCCCATCCGCCGGCCCCCCATCTCGCCCTCGGTCGAagaacataaaacacttgcaacatgaatgcaacataaaactgaaaacagatgaaacatttggaaacaTGCTTTTGCCACATGTGTGTGAAACCAATGAAACATCCAAAATAAGCACTTGTAACTTACAACAtgaaccacttgctgcaacataagactgaaacaactgaaacatttggaacatattgttgcaacatatgcaacatccaaataaaaacgattgcaacatacgtccagaAAATAGATGAATCATTTTAAACAAAagtttgcaacatgcctctaaaaacacttacaacatctaCAACATGTGCAGCATCccttgatctacttttgcaacatcaagataaaacaattgcaacatacatctgaaacgtctgaaacacttgaaacatgcatatgtAACATAGAGGAGGGGAAGGTCGGGACGGTCAATTCGGGCGTCGGGGTTGGAGCTTGCGGCAAGTTGTGGCgtacgagcaccaccagcaccacctgtgcttgtgggtgcccttggctcgacCAGGGAAGACATGAGGCGTCATGACACATGCGCCCTAGCGGCCATAGCAGGGTCTGTGACGTGCACGACGGCGATGGGAGACGGACGTCGAGGGAGCGAGCGATACAGGTGTCCGGGACGGGCGCGTGGCATGGCCGGCGATGGGGCGCGGAGCGGTGGGGCACTGCGCGGCAACCGACGAGAGCGAGGTAGGGGAAAGGGTGCGGACAATAAGTGACCACGCTGTTTCGGGACCGGGCGGATAAGCACGAAAGTGTGGAGGGCGGGCGGATAAAGCACAAGAGAATGGAAATTTTGTTCTTTGTTTGGGCCCGCTCCTGGAGAGCCGTGTCCGGACAGAAGCCACAAGTTAGATCATTATTTATTTTATACAAAGAGGAAGAGATGCTCTTAAGTTGCGTTGATGTTGCTTGTCTGCAAATTCAAACATGAATGCTTGGATCGTTGGGCTTTGGCTATGACTATGAGCAAACCAGATTCTCGTTTCGGTCCTGCAAGGAAAGCACAAGTTTACATACAGACACTGCCAAGTGGGCCCATGGCCTACCTGTCAACTCTACGAGAAGCTTCGTCTCTGCCTGCTGGGCCGCCACCCCTTCCATCCTCCGCGCCAACAGAACATGTCCAGCGACACAACCCTAGGCTAGACAAGAGCTGAAGCAGAGCGGAAGGTCTGCTCGCTGGCCATCGAATCCAGCTTCTCCAAGGTGAGATCTCTTCCCCCGAATCCGCCCAACTCTACCACTCCCCCTCGCGCTCCCCGCCTCACCTTGGCCTGTCCCGATCCGTGCAGGCTCCGCCACTTCCGCCGGCCTCCGCACGACCTGGATCTGACGCTCCtccccctgccgccgccgccctccgccTTGTACCTCCTCGCGGCGGCCGCCGTTCTCGCGCTCCTCGGCGGCCTCCTACTCTATATGCTTCCCCGGAAGCGGGAGGTCGACGCCGGCGAGGTCCAGGACTTGCACAACAAggccccccgcgccgccgccccagCTCAGGACAAGGACAAGGAGGTGGTTGCGGAGATGGCCGGCAGGGCGCCCGAGATCGATGAGGACCTCCACAGCCGCCAGCTCGCCGTCTACGGGCGCGAGACCATGAAGCGCCTCTTCGGCTCCAACGTCCTCGTCTCTGGACTCCAGGGACTAGGCGCTGAGATCGGTATGTCTCTGCTCATCATAACCTTTGAGCTTATGTATGCACAGTAATAAATTGTGCGATAAAGGCCAACTGGTTTACCTTAATTGTTCCTTTTAATTCCTTGGCCGATCTGATGTCGCACTAAATTGATGCTTTCCTTTCCTTGTGTAAGAGTAAGATGTCGCCACCAGCTGGTGTGCTGTAGGATTCCATATGTAGTTACTGCCTCAATTAGTCAATTCTCACCACACCTCCCTTAGCTCATTGTCACCAGACAGAGGACATACTTCTCATTGATTTGTTTCCATGTTTTTATAAACACTTCAATAACATTTGAACTTGTACAACAGAAAGCCTATCTTAAACTCTTCAATTTTCCTACAAGCAGTCTTATGGATGCATTAAATATTCAAACCATCAAGTTGTGCCAGTGCTTTTGTGATTACACATGAATACCTGTTCTGAGACCAGCTGCGATTTTTCTTCTTGTGAGAACTGAATCTATCTCAAGTTCTCAACACAGTGTTGCCCCTAAGCAACTTTCAGAATGTTAGTATGTACACACCTTATGACAACTTTCAGAATGTTAGTATGTACACACCTTATGATGTCAAAGCTTTCTGCACTGCACATGCGCATTAAGCTCACCCTGTTTTGGTCCTCAGTACCAATTGCTGTCCTGAAGCTgcaccaggttgttggtgagttagATCTCCTGTGTCACTTGCCCAAAGGATTGAACATGTTTTAATTTCTGCAGCAAAAAACCTTGTCCTTGCGGGTGTCAAGTCTGTAACCTTGCATGATGATGGCAAAGTTGAGCTATGGGACTTGTCAAGCAACTTCTTCCTCTCAGAGAAGGATGTTGGGCAAAACCGTGCTCAAGCTTGTGTTCCAAAGCTACAGGAGCTTAACAATGCTGTCATCATCTCTACCATAACTGGTGATTTGACCAAGGAGCAGCTTTCTAACTTTCAGGTACATGAGCGTGGAATGATCTCTGGTTTGCTTTGGTGTTTGTGTAAAAAAGTGTTTAGACTCTGTAAATTGATCAACAATCAGGCTAAATATATCAGTTCAGTGACAAGTCATGTAAGTTCCTATTGACAATATATTGAAAGAGAAGTTTAGGTTCAAATATACATCCTAGAAAATTGTGCCATGTGAAACACGCCTTATAAAAATGGGCAGAGGGAGTACTCAAAATGTTCTGTTAATGTGTCAACTGCTTAGTAGAAGCGCCAAATAGAAGGCCACCAAATGGTTTATCCGCATCTGTTGACACACATTATCACATTAATGCATTTTTTCTTCCATATATTCTTCCATGCTAGCATTGTGCGTAGAGGATCACATTAATGCATTTTTTCTTCCATATATTCTTCCATGCTAGCATTGTGCGTAGAGGGTTTTTATCTATTTTTCTAGGTTTTTAGTGAAGTTTCAAAGCCATGTTCCTGTTTCAAATGGTGGCAACTATTTTTGCACAATACACGTATGGTATGTTTGGGTGAGCTCCAGTGGATTTGGGTGTCTCTAGCTCCATTTTTTCATGGAGCTTGAGCTGGGGGATAGATTGGGGGTATTTGGGTGAGTCACCTGCTTCCTAATTTAGGTTAGCTAATGTTAAATGCTTAAACCACTTTATTTTAGCCTGCAAACTCCATAGCCTGAGAATTCTGGACCTGGCGCTCTCCCAGATAGGGCTTCACTTGAAAATATTTTTCTTGCCAAGGGGGGTTAGTTGATTTAATGTGTTGAGCCTTTTGAAATATTTTAATATGTGTTTCTTGACTAGATTGTAAAGATTTGGTTGCCACATATTCTCAAACTGATAACTTCCTGGTCAACTTACAGGCTGTGGTCTTTACTGATATCAGCATAGAAAAAGCAGTTGAGTTTGATGATTACTGTCATAGCCACCAGCCACCAATTGCTTTAATTAAGTCGGAAGTTCGTGGCCTTTTTGGCAGTGTTTTCTGTGATTTTGGTCCTGAGTTTACTGTTTTGGATGTCGACGGCGAGGAACCACATACAGGAATTGTGGCATCAATCAGCAATGACAACCCAGCACTTGTTTCTTGTGTGGATGATGAGCGTTTGGAGTTCCAGGATGGTGATCTAGTTGTTTTCTCTGAAGTGCATGGAATGGCCGAGCTCAATGatggaaaaccaagaaagatcaAGAGTGCAAGGCCTTATTCTTTCACTCTAGAAGAAGACACCACCTCATATGGCACTTACATTAGAGGTGGTATTGTCACACAGGTGAAGCCACCAAAGGTTCTTAAATTTAAAACCTTGAAGGAGGCAATCAAGGAGCCAGGAGAATTTCTCATGAGTGATTTCTCCAAGTTCGACCGCCCACCTCTTTTGCATTTGGCCTTCCAAGCTTTGGACAAGTTTAGGACTGAGTTGAAACGATTCCCTATTGCTGGGTCAGCTGATGATGCACAAAAGCTGATAGATCTTGCTATTAGTATTAATGAAACTCTTGGTGATAGTAAGCTTGAAGAAATTGATAAGAAGCTCCTGCAGCATTTTGCAAGTGGTTCCAGGGCTGTTTTGAATCCTATGGCTGCAATGTTTGGTGGTATTGTAGGTCAGGAGGTTGTTAAAGCATGCTCAGGGAAATTCCATCCACTTTACCAGGTATGACTGTTGCTTGTTTCTTTAATTATGTATAATATGGTATTCTATATTCTATTTTCCCTTGTCACAAATGATAGATGTTTTAGACAAGATCTGGTCAAACTTCTGAACTTTGACAGTCTATTAACTTATAAAATATGTTTAGTTTGGAAACATAAAAGGTCATTTGTGTAGATTTTCCTTAAAAAGAACTTCCATAATATCCTAAGTTCATTAGAATATATCCTAATATAAAATTCTAGCCAAATTTGCACCTTGGGGATTGTTACAAGTTAAAAATTGTTTGAGAATATTTGTCTGGAGAGTATATGTTTGCAGAAAATTTGTAATATTAATGTGCGATCTTGATTTTACAGTTCTTCTACTTTGATTCTGTCGAATCTCTGCCAGTTGAACCGTTGGAGCCTAGTGATTTGAAGCCAGAGAACAGTAGATATGATGCACAAATTAGTGTCTTTGGGGCTAAGCTTCAAAAGAAACTGGAGCAGTCAAAAATCTTCATGGTTGGTTCTGGGGCTCTTGGATGTGAATTCTTGAAGAACCTTGCGTTAATGGGTATTTCTTGCAGTCAAAATGGGAAGCTGACTGTGACAGATGACGATGTTATAGAGAAAAGCAATCTCAGTCGCCAGTTTCTCTTCCGTGACTGGAACATTGGACAGCCCAAGTCCACAGTTGCTGCAACTGCTGCTATGGCAATTAATCCTAAGCTTCATGTGGAGGCCCTTCAGAACAGAGCAAGTCCTGAGACTGAAAATGTGTTTAATGATGCGTTTTGGGAGAGCTTGGATGCTGTTGTTAATGCATTGGACAATGTGACTGCAAGAATGTACATTGACTCCAGATGTGTATATTTCCAGAAGCCACTTCTTGAATCAGGCACTCTGGGTGCTAAGTGCAACACACAAATGGTCATTCCTCACCTAACAGAAAACTATGGGGCATCCAGAGATCCACCAGAAAAGCAGGCACCTATGTGCACTGTACATTCATTTCCTCACAATATTGATCACTGCCTGACGTGGGCTAGGTCTGAGTTTGAGGGTCTACTTGAGAAGACTCCCACCGAAGTAAATGCTTTCCTGTCGAACCCCAGTGGATATGCAACCGCAGCAAGAAC
The sequence above is drawn from the Miscanthus floridulus cultivar M001 chromosome 15, ASM1932011v1, whole genome shotgun sequence genome and encodes:
- the LOC136506700 gene encoding ubiquitin-activating enzyme E1 1, whose protein sequence is MLPRKREVDAGEVQDLHNKAPRAAAPAQDKDKEVVAEMAGRAPEIDEDLHSRQLAVYGRETMKRLFGSNVLVSGLQGLGAEIAKNLVLAGVKSVTLHDDGKVELWDLSSNFFLSEKDVGQNRAQACVPKLQELNNAVIISTITGDLTKEQLSNFQAVVFTDISIEKAVEFDDYCHSHQPPIALIKSEVRGLFGSVFCDFGPEFTVLDVDGEEPHTGIVASISNDNPALVSCVDDERLEFQDGDLVVFSEVHGMAELNDGKPRKIKSARPYSFTLEEDTTSYGTYIRGGIVTQVKPPKVLKFKTLKEAIKEPGEFLMSDFSKFDRPPLLHLAFQALDKFRTELKRFPIAGSADDAQKLIDLAISINETLGDSKLEEIDKKLLQHFASGSRAVLNPMAAMFGGIVGQEVVKACSGKFHPLYQFFYFDSVESLPVEPLEPSDLKPENSRYDAQISVFGAKLQKKLEQSKIFMVGSGALGCEFLKNLALMGISCSQNGKLTVTDDDVIEKSNLSRQFLFRDWNIGQPKSTVAATAAMAINPKLHVEALQNRASPETENVFNDAFWESLDAVVNALDNVTARMYIDSRCVYFQKPLLESGTLGAKCNTQMVIPHLTENYGASRDPPEKQAPMCTVHSFPHNIDHCLTWARSEFEGLLEKTPTEVNAFLSNPSGYATAARTAGDAQARDQLERVIECLETDKCETFQDCITWARLKFEDYFSNRVKQLTFTFPEDAMTSSGAPFWSAPKRFPRPLEFSSSDSSHLNFLLAASILRAETFGIPIPDWAKSPTKLAEAVDKVIVLDFQPKQGVKIETDEKATSLSSASVDDAAVIEELIAKLEAISKTLPPGFHMNPIQFEKDDDTNFHMDLIAGFANMRARNYSIPEVDKLKAKFIAGRIIPAIATSTAMATGLVCLELYKVLAGGHKVEDYRNTFANLAIPLFSMAEPVPPKTIKHQDMSWTVWDCWTVTGNITLRELLEWLKEKGLNAYSISCGTSLLYNSMFPRHKERLDKKVVDVAREVAKVEVPSYRRHLDVVVACEDDDDNDVDIPLVSIYFR